In the genome of Arachis stenosperma cultivar V10309 chromosome 6, arast.V10309.gnm1.PFL2, whole genome shotgun sequence, the window GATTGAGAAGTTTAGAAGTTTGAAGTTTGAAACTTTTCGAACATTTTGATCCCACTACCCGCACAGGAGAATAATGGGTCACCAATTTCATCAACAAATCCAACGCCATCAAGCAACAGATGGTGTTCTTAACCTCTTCAGAAAAGCCAATCACGATCTCAACTTCGTTCACCACTCCCTCGAAAAGGAGTTCCAAACCCTTTACCCTGACAACGTTCGTTTTTTCACTCCTTTCGACTTCGCACTTTTCACATTTATGcttcaatttttaatttcatttttttaggaTTGCAGGCAAACCCTATGAAGCTGGTTTCGAGAATCAAGAAGATACAGGAAGATATATCAACATTGAAAGGGCAGTGTCAAGATCTTTTGGCTGCTAAGCAGGTTTCTCTATACTCTATAGTATTATAGATAACTTACTCTGTGTAATTTCAATGCTATAATGATATGTaatttttctcaattttttatGCTGCCATACTTGATTGCAAACTTATCAGACTCTTGCCTTAATTTGTAAACAGTAAACACTACAGGTTTAGATGATTAGGTTGCTACTTCAATTTTATGATTGAAGTTTATCTAAACTCGTGTAAGCTTCACAAGTTAAGATAAACGCTGAGTTTTTGAATACCTTGTTTCATTGATGTTTGAATTAGTATATGTTTAAATACCTAAattcttgtttttctttgttaCTGAATAGAATTGCTGTTAGTATTGTAGGACAATCATGATATGATATAGGAGGACGCTTGTCGTTGTGACCTTGCCTGTAAAATTAGTCAGCGTCAAGATGCTGTGGCCTAATgatcttaaaaggataagaagATATTGGAATTGAGTGAATTTCTGATATTGACAGTATATAGAAATAGAAAGGGTTCcatatttgatattttgatttttgaagtaGATTGTGAGATTGTGTTTATTCACTTGTGCAGGATTTAATTGATAAGGCTCAGAGAACTCTGGTTGAGAACAGAAATTTAGTGCAGCGCATGCAAGCATCTGTGGGCATCCCCCTCACCGGCGAAGATGATGAGGCTTTTACTAACTTCCAACAGGTAATTGTGgctctgtgtatgttgttt includes:
- the LOC130936598 gene encoding uncharacterized protein LOC130936598, translated to MGHQFHQQIQRHQATDGVLNLFRKANHDLNFVHHSLEKEFQTLYPDNANPMKLVSRIKKIQEDISTLKGQCQDLLAAKQDLIDKAQRTLVENRNLVQRMQASVGIPLTGEDDEAFTNFQQIIEEWTMQVRSKIGDETHDADSGDLNKLLFSAIVQSN